From Nicotiana tabacum cultivar K326 chromosome 15, ASM71507v2, whole genome shotgun sequence, the proteins below share one genomic window:
- the LOC107822343 gene encoding phospholipase A1-Igamma1, chloroplastic-like, with the protein MKAIHHLHATHLHHLSHQLHNNRLPMVYAYKDVSIETQIKTSKKSNRLGETLSNLLNIQKPYQKINNPSTYSNWNTLNIEDKANTPTMSPKEDISDRWRDIHGVQEWEGLLDPLHPLLRREIVKYGEFAQATYDALDFDAFSEYCGSCMYNSHKLFDKLGLSKSGYKVTKYIYAMSHIDMPQWLEKSRLTYTWSKDSNWIGFVAVSDDEESRRIGRRDIVVAWRGTVTPSEWYENMQRKLEPIGHMDSKVEHGFLSIYTSKSDLTRYNKSSASEQVMKELKILVDYYKSKGEEVSLTITGHSLGGALALLNAYESAAKFPRLPISVISFAAPRVGNIAFRDEIYQMGIKILRVTVKQDLVPRMPGIVFNESLQKFDDFTGTLEWIYTHVGAELKLDVRSSPYLKRGFNFIGFHMLETYLHLVDGFVSTSSTFRSNAKRDVALVNKECDMLVDELRIPTCWYQLANKGLECNSYGRWVRPKRDPEDIPSPTREDYSYGLQEISYEF; encoded by the coding sequence ATGAAAGCAATCCACCACCTCCATGCCACCCATCTCCACCATCTTAGCCACCAATTACACAACAATAGACTTCCCATGGTCTATGCCTACAAAGATGTTTCAATTGAAACTCAAATAAAAACCTCAAAGAAATCAAATAGACTAGGTGAAACATTATCAAACCTTTTAAACATTCAAAAACCATACCAAAAGATCAATAATCCTAGTACTTATTCAAATTGGAACACTTTGAACATTGAAGACAAGGCTAACACACCTACCATGTCCCCTAAAGAGGACATATCCGATCGATGGCGCGACATTCATGGTGTTCAAGAGTGGGAAGGTCTTCTTGATCCACTCCATCCATTGCTTCGTCGAGAAATTGTTAAATATGGcgaatttgctcaagcaacttaTGATGCATTAGATTTCGACGCGTTCTCAGAGTATTGTGGAAGTTGCATGTACAATAGTCATAAGTTGTTTGACAAGTTAGGCCTTAGCAAAAGTGGCTATAAAGTTACCAAGTACATATATGCAATGTCACATATAGATATGCCACAATGGCTTGAAAAATCAAGATTGACATACACATGGAGCAAAGATTCAAATTGGATTGGTTTTGTTGCTGTGAGTGATGACGAAGAATCGCGAAGAATTGGGAGGAGAGACATTGTTGTGGCATGGAGAGGGACAGTGACACCTTCAGAATGGTATGAAAATATGCAGAGGAAATTAGAGCCAATTGGGCATATGGACTCAAAAGTGGAACATGGTTTTCTTAGTATTTACACATCTAAGAGTGATTTAACTAGGTATAACAAGTCAAGTGCATCAGAACAAGTCATGAAAGAATTGAAAATATTGGTAGATTATTATAAAAGCAAAGGTGAAGAAGTGAGCCTTACAATAACAGGACATAGCTTAGGGGGTGCACTAGCTCTCCTAAATGCTTATGAATCAGCAGCAAAATTTCCAAGACTTCCAATTAGTGTTATTTCATTTGCAGCCCCAAGAGTTGGAAATATTGCATTTCGAGATGAGATTTACCAGATGGGAATCAAAATTTTACGCGTTACAGTAAAACAAGATTTAGTACCTCGAATGCCCGGAATAGTTTTTAATGAAAGTTTAcaaaaatttgatgattttacaGGGACATTGGAGTGGATTTACACACATGTTGGAGCAGAATTGAAGCTTGATGTTAGGTCTTCACCTTACCTTAAAAGAGGATTTAATTTCATAGGGTTTCATATGCTTGAGACTTATCTTCATTTAGTAGATGGTTTTGTTAGTACAAGTTCAACTTTTAGGTCTAATGCTAAAAGGGATGTGGCATTAGTAAATAAAGAATGTGATATGCTTGTAGATGAATTAAGAATTCCTACTTGTTGGTATCAATTGGCCAACAAGGGGTTAGAGTGCAATTCTTATGGTAGGTGGGTAAGGCCCAAAAGAGATCCAGAAGATATTCCTTCACCTACTAGAGAAGATTATAGTTATGGATTGCAAGAAATTAGTTATGAATTTTGA